One window from the genome of Pantoea cypripedii encodes:
- the mutT gene encoding 8-oxo-dGTP diphosphatase MutT: protein MKHLQVAVGIIRNASHQIFLAQRAASSYMANKWEFPGGKIEQGETAEQALKRELMEETGIEVTAAQAIGQADHSYEDLRVTLHFFLVEGWQGEPWGKEGQPQRWVEQKALVADEFPPANHALIARLVAGEI, encoded by the coding sequence ATGAAACACCTGCAAGTTGCGGTGGGCATCATTCGCAATGCCAGCCATCAGATCTTCCTTGCTCAGCGTGCGGCAAGCTCCTACATGGCCAATAAATGGGAGTTTCCTGGTGGGAAAATCGAACAAGGCGAAACCGCTGAACAGGCGCTGAAGCGTGAGTTAATGGAAGAAACCGGTATTGAGGTGACGGCGGCCCAGGCGATTGGTCAGGCCGATCACAGCTATGAAGATCTGCGCGTGACGCTGCATTTCTTTCTGGTCGAAGGCTGGCAAGGTGAGCCGTGGGGCAAAGAAGGGCAGCCGCAACGCTGGGTGGAACAGAAAGCGCTGGTTGCCGATGAATTTCCGCCAGCTAACCATGCGCTGATTGCGCGTCTGGTCGCGGGCGAAATCTGA
- the yacG gene encoding DNA gyrase inhibitor YacG, translating to MQEEMIIVSCPNCGKDVMWDELSPWRPFCSKRCQLIDLGEWAAEEKRIPSSGDLTDSDDWSEEQQ from the coding sequence ATGCAGGAAGAAATGATTATTGTGTCTTGTCCCAATTGCGGTAAAGACGTGATGTGGGATGAGCTGAGTCCGTGGCGTCCGTTTTGCAGCAAACGCTGCCAGCTGATTGATTTAGGTGAGTGGGCGGCGGAAGAAAAACGCATCCCCAGCAGCGGCGACCTCACGGACAGCGATGACTGGAGTGAAGAGCAGCAGTAA
- the zapD gene encoding cell division protein ZapD produces the protein MSTVVLFEHPLNEKMRTWLRVEFLLNQLHDTIPVTSSVSALGVFRIIGDLLDIFERGDMRTELLKELERQQQKLRAWLDVPGVDLQRVDSLSKQLKQQSSELMQAPRMGQQLREDRLVGLVRQRLSIPGGCCSFDIPGLHIWLHLEQSVRDTQVNAWIESLNPLRHSLVMILDLIRQSGVFRNQTSLNGFYQDNAEGADLLRLQLTLEDALYPQVSGHKSRYAIRFLPLDSERGDVPARLNFELACC, from the coding sequence ATGAGTACAGTCGTTCTATTTGAACATCCCCTGAATGAGAAGATGCGCACCTGGCTGCGCGTTGAATTTTTGCTTAACCAATTGCACGACACGATTCCCGTCACCAGCTCTGTTTCGGCTCTGGGTGTTTTCCGCATCATTGGTGATTTGCTGGATATCTTCGAACGTGGCGATATGCGCACGGAATTGCTGAAAGAACTGGAGCGGCAGCAGCAAAAATTGCGTGCCTGGCTCGATGTCCCCGGCGTCGATTTGCAGCGGGTTGACTCCCTCAGCAAGCAGTTAAAACAGCAATCGTCCGAGTTGATGCAGGCACCACGTATGGGCCAGCAATTACGCGAAGATCGCCTGGTTGGGCTGGTGCGTCAGCGTCTGAGCATTCCCGGCGGTTGCTGCAGCTTTGACATCCCCGGATTGCATATCTGGTTGCACCTCGAACAATCAGTACGCGACACACAGGTAAATGCCTGGATCGAGTCGCTGAATCCGCTGCGTCACAGCCTGGTGATGATCCTCGATCTCATTCGTCAGTCGGGTGTTTTCCGTAATCAAACCAGCCTGAACGGTTTTTATCAGGATAATGCCGAAGGCGCTGATTTGTTACGACTGCAACTGACGCTGGAAGACGCGCTTTACCCGCAGGTCTCCGGCCACAAGAGCCGTTATGCCATTCGTTTCCTGCCGCTGGACAGTGAGCGTGGTGACGTGCCTGCGCGACTTAATTTTGAACTGGCCTGTTGTTAG
- the coaE gene encoding dephospho-CoA kinase (Dephospho-CoA kinase (CoaE) performs the final step in coenzyme A biosynthesis.) has product MPFTVALTGGIGSGKSTIANAFAALGVDIVDADAIAREVVEPGTPALQAIAQRHGESILTAEGTLYRARLREIIFQQPQEKNWLNQLLHPLINARTQQLKQLATSPYVLWVVPLLVENGLQHQADRVLVVDVDEAIQLQRTQQRDGISLAQAKNILAAQASRQQRLACADDIIDNSGTPDDALPRVAELHQRYLRLAAAGQD; this is encoded by the coding sequence ATGCCTTTTACCGTTGCGCTAACGGGTGGTATTGGTAGTGGCAAATCTACCATTGCCAATGCCTTTGCGGCGCTGGGCGTTGATATTGTTGACGCCGACGCCATTGCCAGAGAAGTGGTTGAGCCAGGTACACCGGCATTGCAGGCCATTGCCCAACGCCATGGCGAATCAATTCTGACTGCGGAAGGCACCCTTTATCGCGCGCGTCTGCGCGAGATTATTTTTCAGCAGCCACAGGAAAAGAACTGGCTGAACCAACTGCTGCATCCGCTGATTAATGCGCGCACTCAGCAGTTAAAGCAACTTGCCACCTCGCCTTATGTGCTGTGGGTGGTGCCGTTGCTGGTGGAAAATGGCTTGCAGCATCAGGCCGATCGCGTTCTGGTGGTGGATGTGGATGAAGCAATCCAATTGCAGCGCACTCAACAGCGCGATGGAATTTCTCTCGCACAGGCCAAAAATATTCTTGCCGCACAGGCCAGCCGACAGCAGCGCCTGGCCTGCGCGGATGACATCATTGATAATAGTGGCACGCCTGATGACGCGCTGCCGCGTGTTGCTGAACTTCACCAGCGCTATTTGCGACTGGCAGCAGCAGGACAGGATTAA
- a CDS encoding GMP reductase has protein sequence MRIEEDLKLGFKDVLIRPKRSTLKSRSEVELERTYTFKHSGLSWTGVPVIAANMDTVGTFTMAEALAGFGVLTAVHKHYSVEDWQAFIQRVPASVLEHVMVSSGTSEADFRKLTAVLALSPQLNFICIDVANGYSEHFVAFLQRVRESFPGKTICAGNVVTGEMVEELILSGADIVKVGIGPGSVCTTRVKTGVGYPQLSAVIECADAAHGLGGQIVSDGGCAVPGDIAKAFGGGADFVMLGGMLAAHDECEGTLVEEHGEQFMLFYGMSSESAMKRHVGGVAQYRAAEGKTVRLPLRGPVEETIKDILGGLRSACTYVGAERLKELTKRTTFIRVAEQENRVFTR, from the coding sequence ATGCGTATTGAAGAAGATTTAAAACTGGGCTTTAAAGACGTACTCATCCGCCCTAAACGCTCCACCCTGAAAAGCCGTTCCGAAGTCGAGCTGGAACGTACCTATACTTTCAAACATTCTGGTCTGAGCTGGACAGGCGTACCGGTGATTGCCGCCAATATGGATACGGTGGGCACGTTCACCATGGCAGAAGCACTGGCCGGTTTTGGCGTGCTGACTGCCGTTCATAAACATTACAGCGTTGAAGACTGGCAGGCATTTATCCAGCGTGTTCCGGCCTCAGTCCTTGAGCATGTCATGGTTTCCTCCGGGACTTCAGAAGCAGATTTCCGCAAATTAACTGCCGTGCTGGCTCTGTCCCCGCAACTGAATTTTATCTGCATTGATGTTGCCAATGGCTATTCCGAGCACTTTGTCGCCTTTCTGCAACGCGTCCGCGAAAGCTTTCCTGGTAAAACCATCTGCGCAGGCAATGTGGTGACCGGTGAAATGGTGGAGGAGTTGATTCTTTCCGGCGCAGATATCGTGAAAGTAGGTATCGGCCCGGGGTCTGTCTGTACCACCCGCGTTAAAACCGGTGTGGGCTATCCGCAGCTTTCGGCGGTGATTGAGTGTGCAGATGCCGCTCATGGCCTGGGTGGGCAGATCGTCAGTGACGGAGGCTGCGCCGTGCCGGGTGATATCGCAAAAGCGTTTGGCGGCGGCGCGGATTTCGTCATGCTCGGCGGTATGCTGGCGGCGCATGATGAATGTGAAGGCACCCTCGTGGAGGAACACGGCGAGCAATTTATGCTGTTTTATGGCATGAGTTCAGAGTCGGCCATGAAGCGCCATGTGGGCGGCGTGGCACAATATCGGGCGGCAGAAGGGAAGACGGTGCGTTTACCGCTGCGTGGTCCGGTTGAAGAAACGATTAAAGATATTCTTGGTGGCCTGCGTTCAGCCTGTACCTATGTTGGCGCGGAAAGACTCAAAGAGCTGACCAAGCGCACCACCTTTATCCGTGTTGCTGAACAGGAAAACCGGGTGTTTACCCGCTGA
- the hofC gene encoding protein transport protein HofC, whose product MTNLYHFRWQALDSTGVLQSGESLINDQDALLQHLADRGMLAVSWQRGKCWRTRDWKWQQKIDLIRQLATLLRAGLPLAESLTLLAEGHPHAGWRILLKGLQQRVITGVPFSQALHDWPQIFPPLFPALMQVGELTGQLDECCRQLAQQQTGQQHLRQKVVKALRYPLFILLVAVAVSAGMLLFVLPEFVAVYASFDAPLPALTAGVMALSALLQQAALPLLATGVSLSVITRHIYRRSVDWQRRIHRGLLRLPLLAPLWRGSQLSQIYAILQLTQQAGLTLLQSLQAVEVTLASRLWREAITDLQQHIAGGAPLHQALQQHQLFTPLCAQLIKVGEQAGALDVMLSRLAEWHEGQTLTRAESLASALEPMMMVVIGGIVGTLVIAMYLPVFGLGDAIR is encoded by the coding sequence ATGACTAATCTCTACCATTTTCGCTGGCAGGCGCTGGACAGCACGGGAGTGCTGCAAAGCGGCGAGTCGTTAATTAACGATCAGGATGCGCTATTACAGCACCTTGCCGATCGCGGCATGCTGGCTGTGAGTTGGCAACGGGGCAAATGCTGGCGGACCCGCGACTGGAAATGGCAGCAAAAAATCGATCTGATACGCCAGTTAGCAACCTTACTCAGGGCAGGACTGCCTCTTGCTGAGAGCCTGACACTGCTGGCTGAAGGCCATCCGCATGCTGGCTGGCGCATATTGCTTAAAGGCCTGCAGCAACGGGTCATTACCGGGGTCCCCTTTTCTCAGGCGCTGCACGACTGGCCGCAAATATTTCCACCGTTGTTTCCCGCACTGATGCAGGTGGGTGAACTTACCGGGCAACTGGATGAATGTTGTCGCCAGCTGGCGCAGCAGCAAACCGGACAACAACATTTGCGGCAAAAAGTGGTGAAAGCACTGCGCTATCCGCTCTTCATTTTGCTGGTCGCGGTTGCCGTGAGTGCCGGAATGCTGTTGTTTGTGTTGCCGGAGTTTGTCGCGGTTTACGCCAGCTTCGATGCACCACTGCCTGCGCTCACCGCTGGTGTGATGGCGCTGTCCGCCCTGCTACAACAGGCAGCGTTACCCCTGCTGGCAACCGGTGTCTCACTTTCGGTTATTACCCGCCACATTTATCGACGATCGGTGGACTGGCAACGTCGTATACATCGCGGGTTGCTGCGATTGCCGCTGCTTGCACCACTGTGGCGCGGCAGCCAGCTCAGCCAGATCTATGCCATTTTGCAATTGACGCAGCAGGCAGGTTTAACCTTGCTGCAAAGTTTACAGGCGGTAGAAGTGACGCTGGCGTCACGACTTTGGCGGGAAGCCATCACCGACTTACAACAACATATTGCCGGTGGCGCACCATTGCATCAGGCTCTGCAACAACATCAGTTATTTACGCCATTGTGCGCCCAGCTCATAAAAGTGGGTGAGCAAGCCGGTGCCCTGGATGTGATGCTGTCGCGGCTGGCGGAATGGCACGAGGGACAAACATTAACGCGTGCCGAATCACTGGCGTCTGCGCTGGAACCGATGATGATGGTGGTGATTGGTGGCATCGTTGGCACTCTGGTGATTGCCATGTATTTGCCGGTGTTCGGGCTGGGTGATGCAATACGCTAA
- the gspE gene encoding type II secretion system protein GspE produces MEKCDAMLRALCKRHHAIILHHDTTLLRVAVAGTPDPALLEALQFASQCKVEVECWPAARIEQLLHEPGNTDKPREQVSAESAINAVEHILQQAIQRRASDVHFEPQRQALRIRLRIDGVLHKLTQLPDVQPAAVLARLKILGGLDIAERRLPQDGQFTLDIEGKTAAFRLSTLPVSHGEKAVVRLMQSENSAIALDKLGMPAMQLRQFSNALAKPQGLILVTGPTGSGKTFTLYSGLSALNVPEKNVCSVEDPLEIPLEGINQTQIQPRSGLDFNLVLRALLRQDPDVIMVGEIRDAETAGIAVKAAQTGHLVLSTLHTNSTAETLTRLRQMGIPGYLLGPALQLIVAQRLVRRLCTHCRQPGQAIAHLPVGLWPGTLQTWRAPGCDHCFSGYYGRLALFELLPMTAKLQNAISADMPLEHLLSLANQQGMKTLVSAGLEAVSRGDTSLEEMQRVIGLGND; encoded by the coding sequence ATGGAGAAATGTGATGCCATGCTCAGGGCGCTGTGCAAGCGCCACCACGCCATCATTCTGCATCATGACACCACGCTGCTGCGCGTGGCTGTCGCGGGAACACCTGACCCCGCCCTGCTGGAAGCGCTACAGTTTGCCAGCCAGTGCAAAGTTGAAGTGGAATGCTGGCCTGCCGCGCGGATTGAGCAACTGTTGCATGAACCGGGAAACACTGATAAGCCCCGTGAGCAGGTTTCGGCTGAATCGGCAATCAACGCCGTTGAGCACATCCTGCAACAAGCCATACAGCGGCGGGCATCTGATGTCCATTTCGAGCCGCAGCGCCAGGCGCTACGTATTCGGCTGCGCATCGATGGGGTTCTGCACAAACTGACGCAGTTGCCCGATGTGCAACCCGCTGCGGTGCTGGCCCGCCTGAAGATTCTTGGCGGCCTGGATATTGCGGAACGTCGCCTGCCTCAGGATGGGCAGTTTACACTCGATATTGAAGGCAAAACCGCCGCCTTCCGCCTCTCCACCCTGCCCGTGAGTCACGGCGAGAAAGCGGTAGTGCGTCTGATGCAGAGCGAAAACAGCGCCATTGCACTGGATAAACTTGGCATGCCAGCGATGCAACTGCGTCAGTTCAGCAACGCCCTGGCGAAGCCACAGGGATTAATTCTGGTTACCGGCCCAACCGGCAGCGGCAAGACCTTCACCCTCTACAGTGGATTGAGTGCACTCAATGTGCCGGAAAAAAACGTCTGCAGCGTAGAAGATCCGCTGGAGATCCCGCTGGAAGGTATCAACCAGACGCAGATTCAGCCTCGCAGTGGGCTGGATTTTAATCTGGTGCTGCGTGCGCTGCTGCGTCAGGATCCCGATGTCATCATGGTGGGCGAAATTCGCGATGCCGAAACAGCCGGGATTGCCGTTAAAGCTGCACAAACGGGCCATCTGGTGCTTTCCACCCTGCATACCAACTCCACAGCTGAAACACTGACACGATTGCGGCAAATGGGAATTCCCGGCTATCTGCTCGGCCCGGCATTGCAGCTGATCGTTGCACAGCGTCTGGTGAGGCGGCTATGTACACATTGCCGACAACCCGGGCAGGCGATAGCGCATTTACCTGTCGGATTATGGCCGGGAACCCTGCAAACCTGGCGGGCACCAGGTTGTGACCATTGCTTTTCGGGCTATTACGGTCGGCTGGCACTTTTCGAACTGCTGCCGATGACCGCTAAATTACAAAACGCGATTTCTGCCGATATGCCGCTGGAGCATCTGCTGTCACTGGCGAATCAGCAGGGAATGAAAACATTAGTCAGCGCCGGACTGGAGGCGGTTAGCCGCGGAGACACCTCACTGGAAGAGATGCAGCGTGTCATTGGGTTAGGTAATGACTAA
- the ppdD gene encoding prepilin peptidase-dependent pilin translates to MERQRGFTLIELMIVIGIVAILSAIGVPAYQNYLQRAALTDMLQTMVPFKTAVELCAIERGGPAQCQAGDRGIPAAKGSRYVATLTVINGVITLTGQESLSGLTVEMQPIWNTTDGTLDWQRSCTSDNNSLRENCLEQFRFADKGGRNGEM, encoded by the coding sequence ATGGAACGACAACGCGGTTTTACCCTTATCGAATTAATGATTGTGATTGGCATCGTCGCCATCCTCAGCGCAATCGGTGTACCGGCTTATCAAAACTACCTGCAGCGTGCCGCACTGACGGATATGTTGCAGACCATGGTGCCCTTTAAGACGGCAGTCGAACTTTGTGCCATTGAGCGAGGCGGCCCGGCACAGTGCCAGGCAGGCGATCGCGGCATTCCTGCGGCCAAAGGTTCTCGCTATGTCGCAACACTTACTGTCATCAATGGCGTCATCACGCTGACCGGTCAGGAAAGCCTTTCTGGTTTAACGGTAGAAATGCAACCCATCTGGAATACCACTGATGGCACGCTTGACTGGCAACGCAGCTGCACCAGCGATAACAACAGCCTGCGTGAAAACTGCCTCGAACAGTTCCGTTTTGCTGACAAAGGTGGACGCAATGGAGAAATGTGA
- the nadC gene encoding carboxylating nicotinate-nucleotide diphosphorylase, with protein sequence MASRRYDPVRRRQELIERIEHDIPEAVARALQEDLGGEVDADRDITALLLPAEKQADAQIITREAGVFCGKRWVEEVFIQLGNKVTLTWHVEDGQALVADQLLFELHGPARLLLTAERTALNFVQTLSGVATEVSRYVALLAGSNTQLLDTRKTLPGLRTALKYAVLCGGGSNHRLGLSDAFLIKENHIIASGSVRQAVEKALWLQPDVPVEVEVETLSELQDALNAGADIIMLDNFSMEMMREAVTLTQKQALLEVSGNVTESTLPQIAQTGVDYVSVGALTKHVRALDLSMRFRDA encoded by the coding sequence ATGGCATCGCGTCGTTACGATCCGGTTCGTCGCCGTCAGGAATTGATTGAGCGTATTGAGCATGACATCCCCGAAGCCGTTGCCCGCGCGCTTCAGGAAGATTTAGGTGGCGAAGTGGATGCTGACCGCGATATTACCGCGCTCTTGCTGCCCGCAGAAAAACAGGCCGACGCACAGATCATTACCCGTGAAGCGGGTGTTTTCTGTGGTAAACGCTGGGTGGAAGAAGTATTCATTCAGTTAGGCAATAAAGTTACCCTCACCTGGCACGTTGAAGATGGACAGGCTTTAGTGGCTGACCAGCTGTTATTTGAACTGCATGGCCCGGCGCGCCTGCTATTAACGGCGGAACGTACCGCACTGAATTTTGTGCAGACGCTCTCAGGCGTCGCCACGGAAGTCAGCCGCTATGTGGCATTGCTGGCAGGCAGCAACACCCAGCTACTGGATACCCGCAAAACACTGCCTGGCCTGCGTACCGCGCTGAAATACGCGGTGCTGTGCGGCGGCGGCAGCAATCATCGCCTTGGCCTGTCTGATGCTTTTTTGATTAAAGAAAATCACATCATTGCCAGTGGCTCGGTACGCCAGGCAGTGGAAAAAGCATTGTGGTTACAGCCTGATGTGCCGGTGGAAGTCGAAGTGGAAACCCTGAGTGAGTTGCAGGATGCGCTGAATGCGGGCGCGGATATCATCATGCTCGACAACTTCAGCATGGAGATGATGCGAGAGGCCGTGACGCTGACGCAAAAACAGGCGTTGCTGGAAGTCTCCGGTAACGTCACGGAAAGCACGCTGCCGCAAATTGCGCAGACAGGTGTGGATTATGTCTCAGTGGGTGCCTTAACCAAGCATGTGCGCGCCCTCGATCTCTCGATGCGCTTTCGCGATGCCTGA
- the ampD gene encoding 1,6-anhydro-N-acetylmuramyl-L-alanine amidase AmpD — MKLEDGWINSARKVPSPHFNQRPENETPSVLIIHNISLPPGEFGGPWIDRLFTGTLPADAHPYFADIAHLRVAAHCLIRRDGELVQYVSFDERAWHAGVSQFEGRENCNDFSMGIELEGTDTQPYTDAQYATLRAVTALLMQHYPLTAERITGHSDIAPERKTDPGPAFDWERYKHALKRENP; from the coding sequence ATGAAACTGGAAGATGGCTGGATTAACAGTGCGCGTAAAGTGCCGTCACCGCACTTTAATCAACGACCGGAAAATGAAACGCCTTCCGTACTGATTATTCACAATATCAGCTTGCCGCCCGGTGAGTTTGGCGGTCCGTGGATTGATAGGTTGTTTACTGGCACCTTGCCTGCCGATGCGCATCCCTATTTTGCCGATATTGCCCATTTGCGTGTCGCCGCACACTGTCTGATTCGCCGTGATGGCGAGTTGGTGCAATATGTTTCATTCGATGAGCGCGCCTGGCATGCGGGAGTATCTCAGTTCGAAGGCCGGGAAAACTGCAACGATTTCTCGATGGGGATTGAGCTGGAAGGCACCGATACCCAGCCTTACACCGACGCGCAATATGCCACGTTGCGGGCGGTAACGGCGTTATTAATGCAACACTATCCACTGACCGCGGAACGCATTACCGGCCACAGCGATATTGCGCCGGAACGTAAAACCGATCCGGGTCCGGCATTTGACTGGGAACGCTATAAACACGCCTTAAAGCGGGAGAATCCCTGA
- the ampE gene encoding beta-lactamase regulator AmpE, with protein sequence MTLFSLLLVLGWERLFKLGEHWQLDHRLEPLFRGRQRFSLFRTLMMTMVAMLIVWLLVWSLKGLLFGVAQLLFWIVVGLLCIGAGSVRLHYHAYLKAASHDDKAAHQAMAAELTLIHGVPVECTERDFLRELQNALIWINFRFYLAPLFWFVVGGPWGPVLLVGYAFLRAWQSWLAKHHSTLERAQSGVDRVLHLLDWIPVRLAGAAYALLGHGERALPAWFASLTDWHRSQYQVLTSLAQFSLARDPHVDKVETPRVAVALAKRISLVLVVVVALLTIYGTLV encoded by the coding sequence ATGACGTTGTTTAGCTTGTTATTAGTTTTAGGTTGGGAACGGTTATTTAAGCTGGGAGAACACTGGCAGCTCGATCATCGGCTGGAGCCGCTGTTTCGTGGTCGTCAGCGTTTTTCGTTATTCCGCACCCTGATGATGACGATGGTAGCGATGCTGATTGTCTGGCTGCTGGTCTGGAGTCTGAAAGGTCTGCTATTTGGCGTGGCGCAGCTGTTATTTTGGATTGTGGTGGGCCTGCTGTGTATCGGTGCGGGTTCGGTACGTTTGCATTATCACGCCTATCTGAAAGCGGCGAGCCATGATGATAAGGCGGCTCATCAGGCGATGGCGGCAGAGCTGACGTTGATTCATGGTGTGCCGGTAGAATGCACTGAACGCGACTTTCTGCGCGAGCTACAGAACGCCCTTATCTGGATAAATTTCCGCTTCTATCTGGCCCCGTTGTTCTGGTTTGTGGTGGGAGGCCCGTGGGGGCCAGTGTTGCTGGTGGGCTATGCGTTTCTGCGCGCCTGGCAAAGCTGGCTGGCAAAACACCATTCAACGCTGGAGCGTGCGCAGTCTGGCGTTGACCGCGTGCTGCACCTGCTGGACTGGATTCCCGTGCGTCTCGCCGGTGCCGCCTATGCCTTGCTCGGACACGGTGAGCGCGCATTGCCAGCCTGGTTCGCTTCCTTAACCGACTGGCATCGCTCGCAGTATCAGGTGTTGACCAGCCTGGCGCAATTCTCCCTCGCGCGTGATCCACATGTTGATAAAGTGGAAACGCCGCGCGTGGCGGTTGCGCTGGCGAAGCGTATTTCCCTGGTGCTGGTGGTGGTCGTTGCGTTGCTGACCATCTACGGCACGCTGGTGTGA
- a CDS encoding glycoside hydrolase family 43 protein encodes MSHPWPNPFITQRADPFILRHDKGYYFVASVPEYDRLEIRHAATLAALPEAEPVVVWHKPDTGPFSALIWAPELHHINGQWVIYFAAAPSREIKDGLFQHRMYALVCSDADPLTGHWQPVRRVHTPLDSFSLDATHFVHQGKNWYLWAQKDPAIPGNSNLYLAELLNPWTLKGTPQMLSRPEYEWECAGFSVNEGPAVIRHGDRLFVTYSASATDENYCLGILSIAADADPLQPGAWQKSARPVFSSSWDNHQYGPGHNSFTVDEQGRDVLVYHARNYTEIEGDPLWDPNRHTRLKYFDWREDGTPDFGVPPADHTSVP; translated from the coding sequence ATGAGTCATCCATGGCCTAATCCGTTTATCACCCAGCGCGCCGACCCTTTTATTCTCCGTCACGACAAGGGGTATTACTTTGTCGCTTCGGTGCCCGAATATGACCGGCTGGAAATACGTCACGCTGCGACGCTGGCAGCGCTACCCGAGGCCGAACCGGTGGTGGTGTGGCACAAACCCGACACGGGGCCGTTTAGCGCACTGATCTGGGCACCGGAACTGCACCACATCAACGGACAGTGGGTGATCTACTTCGCAGCCGCGCCGAGTCGTGAAATCAAAGATGGATTATTCCAGCACCGCATGTATGCGCTGGTGTGCAGTGATGCCGACCCGCTAACCGGCCACTGGCAGCCCGTCCGGCGCGTCCACACGCCGCTGGATAGCTTCTCTCTCGACGCCACACATTTCGTCCATCAGGGGAAAAACTGGTATCTGTGGGCGCAGAAAGACCCGGCTATTCCCGGCAATTCGAACCTGTATCTTGCTGAATTGCTCAACCCCTGGACGCTGAAAGGGACACCGCAAATGCTGAGCCGCCCTGAATATGAATGGGAGTGCGCCGGATTTAGCGTCAATGAAGGACCGGCAGTGATTCGCCACGGCGACAGGCTTTTTGTCACTTACTCAGCCAGCGCCACGGATGAGAATTACTGTCTGGGAATACTGAGTATTGCTGCTGATGCCGACCCGCTCCAGCCTGGCGCGTGGCAAAAATCCGCCCGTCCGGTATTCAGCAGCAGCTGGGATAACCATCAATATGGACCGGGCCATAATAGCTTTACCGTTGATGAACAGGGGCGGGATGTGCTGGTCTATCATGCGCGCAACTACACGGAGATTGAGGGCGATCCTCTGTGGGACCCCAACCGCCATACGCGGCTGAAGTATTTTGACTGGCGCGAGGACGGCACACCTGATTTTGGCGTGCCGCCTGCCGATCACACCAGCGTGCCGTAG